From the genome of Chroicocephalus ridibundus chromosome 1, bChrRid1.1, whole genome shotgun sequence, one region includes:
- the MRPL48 gene encoding large ribosomal subunit protein mL48: MSAALPKVLCLKKGWLLTQVFALSRAAAPRESHLCAAGDVLMSCHRHYKARPTHGIGRYKYLLPKEGPKKKKDKVQMKEINAGTEYEYGDVNIQMTSYDMCLVEHFAQYVHKLCNRLSIKVNESYAMPTKTNEVLFLEERGSKMQLDAVLTTHQRVVQISGLSSTFAPILLEIIQSNQPEGVHLLVKEHTEADFKSRLKSRPELEELLAQMN; encoded by the exons ATGAGCGCGGCGCTGCCGAAG GTGCTATGCTTGAAGAAGGGATGGTTGCTAACGCAGGTGTTTGCGCTTAGCAG AGCAGCCGCACCCAGAGAAAGCCATCTATGTGCTGCGG GTGATGTGCTCATGAGTTGCCACAGACACTACAAAGCCCGTCCTACGCATGGTATTGGGAGGTATAAATACCTGCTCCCAAAGGAG ggtcCAAAGAAGAAGAAGGATAAAGTACAGATGAAAGAGATAAATGCTGGGACTGAATATGAGTACGGAGATGTCAACATCCAGATGACTTCCTATGATATGTGTCTTGTGGAGCATTTTGCTCAGTACGTGCATAAACTCTGCAACCGACTCTCCATTAAAGTGAATGAAAG CTACGCGATGCCCACCAAAACCAACGAAGTGCTGTTCCTGGAAGAGCGAGGTTCCAAAATGCAGCTGGACGCGGTCCTTACTACCCATCAGAGGGTTGTCCAG atcAGCGGTTTGAGTTCAACGTTTGCTCCGATACTCTTGGAAATTATTCAGAGTAATCAGCCTGAAGGGGTCCATCTGTTAGTGAAAGAG cacacaGAAGCTGACTTCAAGAGCCGATTAAAGTCTCGACCGGAACTTGAAGAGCTTCTAGCGCAGATGAACTGA
- the LOC134512318 gene encoding cytochrome c oxidase assembly factor 4 homolog, mitochondrial, which translates to MAKPGHTWNRSRSLEEDEDEEDPVDAMISRTGCMAQHRELQECMAARQDWRHCQPQVRAFGECMARRQRAKEPHRASDSHQAHPSPTGD; encoded by the coding sequence ATGGCGAAGCCTGGACACACCTGGAACCGTAGTCGGTCGTtggaggaagatgaggatgaggaggaccCGGTGGACGCCATGATCTCACGGACGGGCTGCATGGCACAGCACCGGGAGCTGCAGGAGTGCATGGCAGCGCGGCAGGACTGgcggcactgccagccccaggTCCGGGCTTTCGGCGAGTGCATGGCCCGGCGGCAGCGTGCCAAGGAACCGCACCGGGCATCCGACTCGCACCAAGCCCACCCCTCGCCCACCGGGGACTGA
- the PAAF1 gene encoding proteasomal ATPase-associated factor 1 isoform X2: protein MAATLRIQSDWSQALRRDEGEAWLSCRSPGKPTLYGSLTRRGLSTEGVPDIAASEGFVVGEVTKITCLDISSGGGLGVSTSTDGTMKIWQAANGEIRRQLEGHVYDVNCCRFFPSGLVVLSGGMDAQLKIWSAEDASCVVTFKGHKGGILDTAIVDRGRNVLSCSRDGTARLWDCGKSACLGVIADCGSPVNGIAVGTADNSLNLGTPEKAPSEREVGTEGKILLLAREDKKLQGVGLQSRQPVFLFVGSDAFNCCAFLSSTYILAGTQDGNIYQLDVRNTNSPIQVIHRSGAPVLSLLPYRDGFIASQGDGTCFIVQQDLDYVLDLTEADCDPVYKVASWEKQIYTCCRDGIVRRYQLSDL, encoded by the exons ATGGCGGCGACGCTGAGGATCCAGAGCGACTGGAGCCAGGCGCTGAG GAGGGACGAGGGCGAGGCCTGGCTGAGCTGCCGGAGCCCTG ggaAGCCGACGCTCTACGGCAGCCTGACCCGCCGTGGGCTCAGCACCGAGGGCGTCCCTGACATCGCTGCCTCCGAGGGCTTCGTGGTTGGGGAAGTCACCAAG ATTACCTGTCTTGATATTTCCAGTGGTGGAGGGCTTGGCGTATCTACCAGCACAGATGGGACCATGAAAATCTGGCAGGCTGCGAACGGAGAAATAAGA AGACAATTGGAAGGCCATGTGTATGATGTGAATTGTTGCAGGTTTTTCCCATCGGGCCTCGTGGTTCTGAGTGGGGGAATGGATGCCCAGCTAAAGATCTGGTCAGCAGAAGATGCCAGCTGCGTAGTAACATTTAAAGGTCACAAAGGAG GTATTTTGGACACTGCCATTGTGGATCGTGGAAGAAATGTCCTTTCCTGCTCTAGAGACGGCACTGCCCGCCTCTGGGACTGTGGAAAATCCGCCTGTCTGGGTGTCATCGCTGACTGCGGCTCTCCGGTCAACGGCATCGCTGTGGGCACTGCTGACAACTCACTGAACCTGGGCACGCCTGAAAAAGCTCCTA GTGAACGGGAAGTTGGGACAGAAGGGAAAATCCTGCTGCTGGCTCGAGAAGACAAGAAGCTTCAAGGAGTGGgactgcagagcaggcagccg GTGTTCCTTTTTGTGGGATCCGATGCCTTCAACTGCTGCGCGTTCCTCTCCAGTACCTATATCCTAGCGGGGACCCAGGATGGGAACATATATCAGCTGGATGTGAGAAACACAAA TTCTCCGATCCAGGTCATCCATAGATCAGGAGCACCAGTGCTTTCTCTGCTCCCATACCGAGACGGATTTATTGCCAGCCAAG GTGATGGAACCTGCTTTATCGTTCAGCAAGACCTTGATTATGTCCTTGACCTCACAGAAGCTGACTGCGACCCTGTGTACAAG GTCGCTTCGTGGGAGAAGCAAATTTACACGTGCTGCAGAGACGGGATAGTGAGGAGATACCAACTTTCTGACCTTTAA
- the PAAF1 gene encoding proteasomal ATPase-associated factor 1 isoform X1 encodes MAATLRIQSDWSQALRRDEGEAWLSCRSPGKPTLYGSLTRRGLSTEGVPDIAASEGFVVGEVTKKSILISCPHENVSTKFLAPYTTFCRIHQKSITCLDISSGGGLGVSTSTDGTMKIWQAANGEIRRQLEGHVYDVNCCRFFPSGLVVLSGGMDAQLKIWSAEDASCVVTFKGHKGGILDTAIVDRGRNVLSCSRDGTARLWDCGKSACLGVIADCGSPVNGIAVGTADNSLNLGTPEKAPSEREVGTEGKILLLAREDKKLQGVGLQSRQPVFLFVGSDAFNCCAFLSSTYILAGTQDGNIYQLDVRNTNSPIQVIHRSGAPVLSLLPYRDGFIASQGDGTCFIVQQDLDYVLDLTEADCDPVYKVASWEKQIYTCCRDGIVRRYQLSDL; translated from the exons ATGGCGGCGACGCTGAGGATCCAGAGCGACTGGAGCCAGGCGCTGAG GAGGGACGAGGGCGAGGCCTGGCTGAGCTGCCGGAGCCCTG ggaAGCCGACGCTCTACGGCAGCCTGACCCGCCGTGGGCTCAGCACCGAGGGCGTCCCTGACATCGCTGCCTCCGAGGGCTTCGTGGTTGGGGAAGTCACCAAG AAAAGCATTCTTATTTCTTGTCCTCACGAAAATGTGTCCACAAAGTTCCTGGCCCCGTACACCACTTTTTGTAGAATTCATCAGAAAAGT ATTACCTGTCTTGATATTTCCAGTGGTGGAGGGCTTGGCGTATCTACCAGCACAGATGGGACCATGAAAATCTGGCAGGCTGCGAACGGAGAAATAAGA AGACAATTGGAAGGCCATGTGTATGATGTGAATTGTTGCAGGTTTTTCCCATCGGGCCTCGTGGTTCTGAGTGGGGGAATGGATGCCCAGCTAAAGATCTGGTCAGCAGAAGATGCCAGCTGCGTAGTAACATTTAAAGGTCACAAAGGAG GTATTTTGGACACTGCCATTGTGGATCGTGGAAGAAATGTCCTTTCCTGCTCTAGAGACGGCACTGCCCGCCTCTGGGACTGTGGAAAATCCGCCTGTCTGGGTGTCATCGCTGACTGCGGCTCTCCGGTCAACGGCATCGCTGTGGGCACTGCTGACAACTCACTGAACCTGGGCACGCCTGAAAAAGCTCCTA GTGAACGGGAAGTTGGGACAGAAGGGAAAATCCTGCTGCTGGCTCGAGAAGACAAGAAGCTTCAAGGAGTGGgactgcagagcaggcagccg GTGTTCCTTTTTGTGGGATCCGATGCCTTCAACTGCTGCGCGTTCCTCTCCAGTACCTATATCCTAGCGGGGACCCAGGATGGGAACATATATCAGCTGGATGTGAGAAACACAAA TTCTCCGATCCAGGTCATCCATAGATCAGGAGCACCAGTGCTTTCTCTGCTCCCATACCGAGACGGATTTATTGCCAGCCAAG GTGATGGAACCTGCTTTATCGTTCAGCAAGACCTTGATTATGTCCTTGACCTCACAGAAGCTGACTGCGACCCTGTGTACAAG GTCGCTTCGTGGGAGAAGCAAATTTACACGTGCTGCAGAGACGGGATAGTGAGGAGATACCAACTTTCTGACCTTTAA
- the PAAF1 gene encoding proteasomal ATPase-associated factor 1 isoform X3, whose protein sequence is MKIWQAANGEIRRQLEGHVYDVNCCRFFPSGLVVLSGGMDAQLKIWSAEDASCVVTFKGHKGGILDTAIVDRGRNVLSCSRDGTARLWDCGKSACLGVIADCGSPVNGIAVGTADNSLNLGTPEKAPSEREVGTEGKILLLAREDKKLQGVGLQSRQPVFLFVGSDAFNCCAFLSSTYILAGTQDGNIYQLDVRNTNSPIQVIHRSGAPVLSLLPYRDGFIASQGDGTCFIVQQDLDYVLDLTEADCDPVYKVASWEKQIYTCCRDGIVRRYQLSDL, encoded by the exons ATGAAAATCTGGCAGGCTGCGAACGGAGAAATAAGA AGACAATTGGAAGGCCATGTGTATGATGTGAATTGTTGCAGGTTTTTCCCATCGGGCCTCGTGGTTCTGAGTGGGGGAATGGATGCCCAGCTAAAGATCTGGTCAGCAGAAGATGCCAGCTGCGTAGTAACATTTAAAGGTCACAAAGGAG GTATTTTGGACACTGCCATTGTGGATCGTGGAAGAAATGTCCTTTCCTGCTCTAGAGACGGCACTGCCCGCCTCTGGGACTGTGGAAAATCCGCCTGTCTGGGTGTCATCGCTGACTGCGGCTCTCCGGTCAACGGCATCGCTGTGGGCACTGCTGACAACTCACTGAACCTGGGCACGCCTGAAAAAGCTCCTA GTGAACGGGAAGTTGGGACAGAAGGGAAAATCCTGCTGCTGGCTCGAGAAGACAAGAAGCTTCAAGGAGTGGgactgcagagcaggcagccg GTGTTCCTTTTTGTGGGATCCGATGCCTTCAACTGCTGCGCGTTCCTCTCCAGTACCTATATCCTAGCGGGGACCCAGGATGGGAACATATATCAGCTGGATGTGAGAAACACAAA TTCTCCGATCCAGGTCATCCATAGATCAGGAGCACCAGTGCTTTCTCTGCTCCCATACCGAGACGGATTTATTGCCAGCCAAG GTGATGGAACCTGCTTTATCGTTCAGCAAGACCTTGATTATGTCCTTGACCTCACAGAAGCTGACTGCGACCCTGTGTACAAG GTCGCTTCGTGGGAGAAGCAAATTTACACGTGCTGCAGAGACGGGATAGTGAGGAGATACCAACTTTCTGACCTTTAA